A single window of Streptomyces sp. NBC_00464 DNA harbors:
- a CDS encoding thiamine pyrophosphate-dependent enzyme, with amino-acid sequence MTDTLNTPGADGGDAFVSACTAVGADYIFCSSGSEWAPVWESLARRHRDGIPCPHYLDLTHETVAVGMATGYGLVRRRPQAVLLHAAPGLLQGSMAVHGALLAGVPMVVTSSESSTYGDGPGQDPGGQWYRNLSIVGGPHTIAQPFTKWSNEAASVHTLPGMITRAAELSWRAPAGPAYLNIPLEVLLEEWDGREAKPVVPPGSTHSSPEEVDPVAQMIREAANPVIVTETAGREAGGFEALLAFAEAWGIPVVEPDSAVCANFPRTHPLHAGSDIGPWMDEADLILLVNCRVPFYPPSRSPSKAKVVVIDEVPQRPHVVYQVLFADRYLEGNVTNTLRQLTRRAKDLDEAAVAVRRAAQTERHTAERAAAEHAETKAAGAEGIDPVLVAATLRTLVAGRDAIVVDETITHSRVVRRHLLTETPDSYFYVQGGLGQGIAVALGAKLAAPDRPVVLTIGDGAFTYNPVIPSYDASKAYDVPVLIVVFNNRVYKSMNLNHRRFYPDGAAAETGEWLGTDLHRLPRLAAFAEPFGMHTETVDAPDDLGPALDRALKAVAGGTTAVVDVLVTR; translated from the coding sequence ATGACGGACACCTTGAACACGCCAGGCGCCGACGGCGGGGATGCCTTCGTCTCGGCCTGCACCGCCGTCGGCGCCGACTACATCTTCTGCTCATCGGGGTCCGAGTGGGCCCCGGTGTGGGAGTCCCTGGCCCGCCGCCACCGCGACGGGATCCCCTGCCCGCACTACCTCGACCTCACGCACGAGACCGTGGCGGTCGGCATGGCCACCGGATACGGACTCGTCAGGCGCCGGCCGCAGGCAGTCCTGCTGCACGCCGCCCCCGGCCTTCTCCAGGGATCGATGGCCGTCCACGGGGCGCTGCTCGCCGGTGTCCCGATGGTGGTCACCTCCTCGGAGTCGAGCACATACGGGGACGGGCCGGGCCAGGACCCCGGTGGACAGTGGTACCGCAACCTGTCGATCGTGGGCGGACCGCACACCATCGCGCAGCCGTTCACCAAGTGGTCCAACGAGGCCGCCAGCGTCCACACCCTGCCCGGGATGATCACCCGGGCCGCGGAGCTCTCCTGGCGGGCCCCGGCCGGTCCCGCCTACCTCAACATCCCGCTGGAAGTGCTGCTGGAGGAGTGGGACGGGCGTGAGGCCAAGCCCGTCGTGCCGCCGGGCTCGACACACAGCTCGCCGGAAGAGGTCGATCCGGTCGCACAGATGATCCGCGAGGCGGCCAACCCCGTGATCGTCACCGAGACGGCGGGACGCGAGGCGGGCGGATTCGAGGCCCTGCTGGCCTTCGCCGAGGCATGGGGCATCCCTGTCGTCGAACCCGACTCCGCGGTCTGCGCCAACTTCCCCCGCACCCATCCGCTGCACGCCGGCAGCGACATCGGGCCGTGGATGGACGAGGCCGACCTGATCCTCCTGGTCAACTGCCGGGTCCCGTTCTACCCGCCGAGCCGCAGCCCCTCCAAGGCGAAGGTCGTCGTGATCGACGAGGTGCCGCAGCGTCCGCACGTCGTCTACCAGGTGCTCTTCGCCGACCGCTATCTGGAGGGCAACGTGACGAACACGTTGCGCCAGCTCACCAGAAGGGCGAAGGACCTCGACGAGGCGGCCGTCGCGGTGCGGCGCGCCGCCCAGACGGAGCGCCACACGGCCGAGCGGGCCGCAGCGGAACACGCCGAGACGAAGGCGGCAGGGGCCGAGGGCATCGACCCGGTGCTGGTGGCGGCGACCCTGCGGACTCTGGTCGCCGGCCGTGACGCGATCGTCGTCGACGAGACCATCACACACAGCCGGGTCGTCAGGCGCCATCTGCTCACCGAGACCCCCGACTCGTACTTCTACGTGCAGGGCGGACTCGGCCAGGGCATCGCGGTCGCGCTCGGGGCCAAGCTCGCCGCTCCGGACCGGCCCGTCGTCCTCACCATCGGCGACGGCGCGTTCACCTACAACCCGGTCATCCCGTCGTACGACGCCTCGAAGGCGTACGACGTGCCCGTGCTGATCGTGGTGTTCAACAACCGTGTCTACAAGTCGATGAACCTCAACCACCGCAGGTTCTACCCCGACGGCGCGGCGGCCGAGACGGGAGAGTGGCTGGGTACCGACCTGCACCGGCTGCCCCGGCTCGCGGCCTTCGCCGAGCCGTTCGGCATGCACACCGAGACGGTCGACGCCCCGGACGACCTCGGCCCCGCCCTCGACCGGGCCCTCAAGGCCGTGGCGGGCGGCACCACCGCCGTCGTCGACGTCCTCGTCACACGCTGA
- a CDS encoding glycoside hydrolase family 6 protein translates to MSTRGTIIHGLRRRLAATSALAMGAALMVAIPTPASAAARVDNPYVGATAYVNPDWSAKAKAEPGGAAIADTPAFVWMDRIAAIEGSASAKSLREHLDTALDQGANLFQVVIYDLPGRDCAALASNGELGPTELDRYKNEYIDPISDILADPAYASLRIVTIIEPDSLPNIVTNAGGTAGSTDACATMKANGNYEKGVGYALHTLGAIPNVYNYIDAAHHGWLGWDSNMGPAATEFKKAATSEGATVDDVAGFIVNTANYSALKEPNFKITDSVNGTTVRQSKWVDWNYYTDELTFAQALRTLLVSQGFNSNIGMLIDTARNGWGGSARPTSAGPTTSVDAYVNGGRVDRRIHAGNWCNQSGAGIGERPTAAPEAGIDAYVWAKPPGESDGNSAPIDNDEGKGFDRMCDPTYEGNGRNGNSMTGALPNSPLAGHWFSAQFQELVKNAYPPIDGSGNPGGGDDTQAPTAPTGVTVTAKTSGSVSLSWTASTDNTGVTGYNVFRDGVQVGSSTTTSYTDSSLTASTAYSYTVKAKDAAGNISAASAALSATTSAGGGTGTGALKVQYKNTDSSATDNQIRMGLQLVNTGSTAVDLSTVKLRYWFTPEAGASTFGTSCDYAVIGCGTLTHGVKTAGSAAGASHYLEVGFGSGTLAAGASTGEMQLRLNKSDWSNFNEADDYSRSTSTSFADAAKIGVYVTGALSWGTAP, encoded by the coding sequence ATGAGTACCAGAGGCACGATCATTCACGGGCTACGCCGGAGGCTTGCCGCAACCTCCGCCCTGGCCATGGGCGCAGCACTGATGGTGGCGATCCCGACCCCCGCCTCCGCAGCCGCGCGGGTCGACAACCCCTATGTGGGCGCCACGGCATACGTGAACCCGGACTGGTCCGCCAAGGCGAAGGCCGAACCGGGTGGCGCCGCCATCGCCGACACTCCGGCCTTCGTCTGGATGGACCGCATCGCGGCCATCGAGGGCTCGGCCTCCGCGAAGAGCCTGCGCGAACACCTGGACACCGCGCTGGACCAGGGCGCGAACCTGTTCCAGGTCGTCATCTACGACCTGCCGGGACGCGACTGCGCCGCGCTGGCGTCGAACGGTGAGCTCGGTCCCACCGAGCTGGACCGGTACAAGAACGAGTACATCGACCCGATCTCCGACATCCTCGCCGACCCGGCCTACGCGAGCCTGCGGATCGTCACCATCATCGAGCCCGACTCGCTGCCCAACATCGTCACCAACGCGGGCGGCACCGCCGGTTCCACCGACGCCTGCGCGACGATGAAGGCGAACGGCAACTACGAGAAGGGTGTCGGCTACGCCCTGCACACCCTCGGCGCCATCCCGAACGTCTACAACTACATCGACGCCGCCCACCACGGCTGGCTGGGCTGGGACAGCAACATGGGTCCGGCCGCCACGGAGTTCAAGAAGGCCGCCACGTCCGAAGGCGCCACGGTCGACGACGTGGCCGGCTTCATCGTGAACACGGCCAACTACTCGGCTCTCAAGGAGCCGAACTTCAAGATCACCGACTCGGTGAACGGCACCACGGTTCGCCAGTCCAAGTGGGTCGACTGGAACTACTACACCGATGAGCTGACGTTCGCCCAGGCGCTGCGCACGCTGCTGGTGAGCCAGGGCTTCAACTCCAACATCGGCATGCTGATCGACACCGCCCGCAACGGCTGGGGCGGCTCCGCGCGCCCGACCTCCGCGGGCCCGACGACCAGTGTGGACGCTTACGTCAACGGCGGCCGGGTCGACCGGCGCATCCACGCCGGCAACTGGTGCAACCAGAGCGGTGCCGGAATCGGCGAGCGTCCCACCGCGGCCCCCGAGGCCGGCATCGACGCGTACGTGTGGGCCAAGCCCCCGGGCGAGTCGGACGGCAACAGCGCCCCCATCGACAACGATGAGGGCAAGGGCTTCGACCGGATGTGCGACCCGACGTACGAGGGCAACGGCCGCAACGGCAACAGCATGACCGGCGCTCTGCCGAACTCCCCGCTCGCGGGTCACTGGTTCTCCGCGCAGTTCCAGGAGCTCGTGAAGAACGCCTACCCGCCGATCGACGGCAGTGGCAACCCGGGTGGCGGCGACGACACCCAGGCGCCGACCGCGCCGACCGGTGTGACCGTGACGGCGAAGACCAGTGGCAGCGTCTCGCTGTCCTGGACGGCGTCCACCGACAACACCGGCGTGACCGGCTACAACGTGTTCCGTGACGGTGTGCAGGTGGGCTCCTCCACCACGACCTCGTACACCGATTCGTCGCTGACGGCGTCCACCGCGTACAGCTACACGGTCAAGGCGAAGGACGCGGCCGGCAACATCTCGGCGGCCTCCGCCGCGCTGTCCGCCACCACGTCCGCGGGCGGCGGCACCGGAACGGGTGCGCTCAAGGTCCAGTACAAGAACACCGACTCCTCCGCGACCGACAACCAGATCCGGATGGGTCTGCAGCTGGTCAACACCGGCAGCACCGCGGTGGACCTGTCCACCGTGAAGCTGCGCTACTGGTTCACCCCCGAGGCGGGTGCCTCCACCTTCGGTACCTCGTGCGACTACGCGGTCATCGGCTGCGGGACCCTGACGCACGGTGTGAAGACCGCCGGTTCGGCGGCCGGTGCCAGCCACTACCTGGAGGTCGGCTTCGGCAGCGGCACCCTGGCGGCGGGCGCGTCCACGGGTGAGATGCAGCTGCGACTGAACAAGAGCGACTGGTCCAACTTCAACGAGGCGGACGACTACAGCCGTTCGACGTCGACGAGCTTCGCCGACGCGGCGAAGATCGGTGTGTACGTCACCGGCGCGCTCTCCTGGGGCACCGCCCCCTGA
- a CDS encoding GH12 family glycosyl hydrolase domain-containing protein has translation MLTGASAASAAPVTDCTQWGTTELQGGEYLYQQNEWNSETEQCVSVDPATGAWSVTKSSFSLPTNGAPATYPSSYKGCHWGVCTTDSGLPLRVDELGSVTTDWSTTQVDSGAYNVSMDIWFNSAPVTDDQPDGTEVMIWMNHRGGVQPIGSRTATVQLDGRTWDVWTGPGASGWKVISYVLQGGATELADFDVKGLIDDGVGRGSIDPAHYLIDAEAGFEIWQGGQGLGMNAFSFEASTESGGGGEDTQAPTVPAGVAVTGTTSSSVSLSWTPATDDTGVSGYDVYRDGVKAGSTASASFTDTGLAASSSHSYTVRARDAAGNTSAASAAVGATTAAGSGGSTGALKVQYKNNDSSPGDNQIRPGLQLVNTGTTAVDLSKVALRYWFSGESGSASYGTSCDYAVIGCGGVTHRVAQSGSAGTGADHYLEVGFTGGSLAPGASTGELQLRLNKADWSSFDETDDYSRAANTAFADASKVGVYVNGALSAGTAP, from the coding sequence ATGCTCACCGGCGCCTCGGCCGCATCGGCGGCACCGGTCACCGACTGCACCCAGTGGGGAACCACCGAACTGCAGGGCGGGGAGTACCTCTACCAGCAGAACGAGTGGAACTCCGAGACCGAGCAGTGCGTCAGCGTCGACCCGGCAACGGGCGCCTGGAGCGTCACCAAGTCCTCGTTCTCCCTCCCGACGAACGGCGCCCCGGCAACGTACCCCTCCAGCTACAAGGGCTGTCACTGGGGGGTGTGCACGACGGACAGCGGGCTGCCGCTGCGCGTCGACGAGCTCGGCAGCGTGACGACCGACTGGTCGACCACCCAGGTCGACTCCGGCGCGTACAACGTGTCGATGGACATCTGGTTCAACTCGGCGCCGGTCACCGACGACCAGCCGGACGGCACCGAGGTCATGATCTGGATGAACCACCGCGGCGGAGTCCAGCCGATCGGGTCCCGCACCGCTACGGTGCAGCTCGACGGCCGGACCTGGGACGTCTGGACGGGTCCCGGTGCCTCGGGCTGGAAGGTGATCTCGTACGTCCTTCAGGGCGGCGCCACCGAGCTCGCCGACTTCGACGTGAAGGGCCTGATCGACGACGGCGTGGGCCGCGGGTCGATCGACCCGGCGCACTACCTGATCGACGCCGAGGCCGGGTTCGAGATCTGGCAGGGTGGTCAGGGCCTCGGGATGAACGCGTTCTCCTTCGAGGCGAGCACGGAGTCCGGTGGCGGCGGGGAGGACACCCAGGCGCCGACGGTGCCGGCGGGCGTGGCCGTGACCGGCACGACCAGTAGTTCGGTCTCGCTGTCCTGGACCCCGGCGACGGACGACACCGGTGTCAGCGGGTACGACGTCTACCGCGACGGGGTGAAGGCGGGCTCCACCGCATCCGCCTCGTTCACCGACACCGGTCTCGCCGCCTCGTCATCGCACAGCTACACCGTGCGGGCCAGGGACGCGGCCGGGAACACCTCCGCGGCCTCCGCGGCGGTCGGCGCGACCACCGCGGCAGGCAGCGGCGGGAGCACCGGTGCGCTCAAGGTGCAGTACAAGAACAACGACTCGTCGCCCGGCGACAACCAGATCAGGCCCGGCCTCCAGCTGGTCAACACCGGCACCACGGCGGTGGACCTGAGCAAGGTCGCCCTGCGCTACTGGTTCAGCGGTGAGTCCGGCTCCGCCTCGTACGGCACCTCGTGCGACTACGCGGTGATCGGCTGCGGCGGAGTCACCCACCGCGTGGCGCAGTCCGGTTCGGCAGGGACCGGAGCGGACCACTACCTGGAGGTCGGCTTCACCGGCGGCAGCCTGGCACCCGGCGCCTCCACCGGGGAGCTCCAGCTGCGGCTCAACAAGGCCGACTGGTCCTCCTTCGACGAGACCGACGACTACAGCAGGGCCGCCAACACGGCCTTCGCCGACGCCTCGAAGGTCGGGGTGTACGTCAACGGCGCCCTGTCCGCAGGCACCGCCCCGTGA
- a CDS encoding amidohydrolase family protein produces MFVVDTQIHIWKEESPDRPWVPGARERIRLNGHREEAFSYEEALELMDEAGVNRALILPPSWEGDRIDYALEACEAHPDRFGIMARIPQNKPEEGTAMLKDFAQNPHIKGTRLTFHRPQDRNWMIDGTNDWYWPIAEELKTPTMVHAPIWKKEIGQIAGRHPDLKIIIDHMGIMARCVDDAIGYWVQETADLHEHPNVYVKLSALPGYSTQPFPNGNIEQYVRSMVDRMGPERCFYGTDITRLLGHGISYTDTIEQFTKHWDFTPEELEWMMGRGIAEVLDWPIEG; encoded by the coding sequence ATGTTCGTCGTCGACACCCAGATCCACATCTGGAAGGAAGAGTCCCCGGACCGCCCCTGGGTCCCCGGAGCCCGTGAGCGCATTCGCCTCAACGGCCACCGTGAGGAGGCCTTCAGCTACGAGGAGGCCCTGGAGCTGATGGACGAGGCGGGTGTCAACCGGGCGCTGATCCTCCCGCCGTCCTGGGAGGGCGACCGGATCGACTACGCCCTGGAGGCGTGCGAGGCCCATCCGGACCGCTTCGGGATCATGGCCCGCATCCCGCAGAACAAGCCCGAAGAGGGCACGGCCATGCTGAAGGACTTCGCCCAGAACCCGCACATCAAGGGGACCCGGCTCACCTTCCACCGGCCGCAGGACCGCAACTGGATGATCGACGGGACCAACGACTGGTACTGGCCGATCGCCGAAGAGCTCAAGACCCCCACCATGGTGCACGCCCCGATCTGGAAGAAGGAGATCGGCCAGATCGCCGGCCGGCACCCCGACCTCAAGATCATCATCGACCACATGGGCATCATGGCCCGCTGCGTGGACGACGCCATCGGGTACTGGGTCCAGGAGACCGCCGACCTGCACGAGCACCCGAACGTCTACGTGAAGCTCTCCGCCCTGCCGGGCTACTCGACGCAGCCCTTCCCGAACGGCAACATCGAGCAGTACGTGCGCTCCATGGTCGACAGGATGGGACCCGAGCGCTGCTTCTACGGCACCGACATCACCCGCCTCCTCGGCCACGGCATCAGCTACACCGACACGATCGAGCAGTTCACCAAGCACTGGGACTTCACGCCCGAGGAGCTTGAATGGATGATGGGCCGCGGCATCGCCGAGGTCCTCGACTGGCCGATCGAGGGCTGA
- a CDS encoding Ldh family oxidoreductase has protein sequence MTDTPTTVPAKILVPAEDLRTFSAALLETGGLSPEHAATTADVFVWAALRGVDSHGIARVPAYLELLAKGVANAEPELTVESTTPAAAVLDADRAPGPVALTAAAEEAVNRARINGIATVGVRRTVHTGAIGYYVSKIAEQGLVGIGFVSGMPNMGYTGVKGAAVATSPLAIAVPAADRAPLLLDMATATIALGKIRQAKASGTPLPEGAAATADGRPTTDPAEAVMPLPLGGAKGSGMSLAFELITSVLVGAPIFSAFHSDDPQGRKHRQNALLVAIDPAAFGDPDAFVASVDATLGTLKELPPADGADGVFYPGERSAATAATRGEKGIAVAPKVWQQLTEAAAKAGITLPTVL, from the coding sequence ATGACCGACACACCGACCACCGTGCCGGCGAAGATCCTGGTCCCCGCCGAGGACCTGCGCACCTTCTCCGCCGCCCTCCTGGAGACCGGCGGCCTCAGCCCCGAGCACGCCGCCACCACCGCGGACGTGTTCGTCTGGGCCGCGCTGCGCGGCGTCGACTCCCACGGCATCGCCCGCGTCCCCGCGTACCTGGAGCTGCTGGCCAAGGGCGTCGCCAATGCCGAGCCCGAGCTCACCGTCGAGTCCACCACGCCCGCCGCTGCCGTCCTGGACGCCGACCGCGCCCCCGGTCCGGTGGCCCTCACCGCCGCGGCCGAGGAGGCCGTGAACCGGGCGCGTATCAACGGCATCGCCACGGTCGGCGTACGCCGCACCGTGCACACCGGCGCCATCGGCTACTACGTGTCGAAGATCGCCGAACAGGGCCTGGTCGGCATCGGCTTCGTCTCCGGGATGCCCAACATGGGCTACACCGGGGTCAAGGGTGCCGCCGTGGCCACCAGCCCCCTCGCCATCGCCGTGCCCGCAGCCGACCGTGCGCCGCTGCTCCTCGACATGGCCACCGCCACCATCGCGCTGGGAAAGATCCGCCAGGCGAAGGCGAGCGGCACGCCGCTGCCCGAAGGAGCCGCGGCCACCGCGGACGGCCGGCCCACCACCGACCCGGCCGAGGCCGTCATGCCGCTGCCGCTCGGCGGCGCCAAGGGATCCGGGATGTCCCTCGCGTTCGAGCTGATCACCAGCGTGCTCGTCGGTGCGCCGATCTTCTCGGCCTTCCACTCGGACGACCCCCAGGGCCGCAAGCACCGGCAGAACGCGCTCCTGGTCGCGATCGATCCGGCGGCCTTCGGTGACCCGGACGCCTTCGTCGCCTCCGTGGACGCCACCCTGGGCACGCTCAAGGAACTGCCCCCGGCCGACGGCGCGGACGGGGTCTTCTACCCCGGCGAGCGCAGCGCCGCCACGGCCGCCACCCGTGGTGAGAAGGGAATCGCGGTGGCGCCCAAGGTCTGGCAGCAGCTGACCGAGGCCGCCGCGAAGGCGGGCATCACACTCCCCACCGTGCTCTGA
- the lhgO gene encoding L-2-hydroxyglutarate oxidase, protein MADETIGVVGAGIVGLATAREIALRRPGTRVVVLEKESGVAAHQTGHNSGVVHAGIYYTPGSLKARLCTRGATLLREYCTDRSLPYEESGKLVVAVGDDELGRLDDLYANALANGVPGVRKVSAGEIRDIEPHAVGKAAIHSPRTAVTDYVAVARAFADDIVAAGGEVRLGFPVTRVTRLDSGGLEVASGDDSLTVDRLVLCAGLHSDTVAELADDGAEPRIIPFRGEYMTVSPDKAHMVRGLIYPVPDPRYPFLGVHFTRRVTGEVEVGPNAVLALAREGYRRTQVDVRELLRIAAFPGTWHLARQHWRTGIKEMRGSLSARAYMKAAKRYVPEIGAGDVRRGGAGVRAQALGRDGSLVDDFRIHRVGAVTVVRNAPSPAATSSMAIAEHIVDTVFGDGSTG, encoded by the coding sequence ATGGCTGACGAGACGATCGGCGTCGTCGGCGCCGGCATCGTGGGCCTCGCCACCGCCCGCGAGATCGCCCTGCGCCGCCCCGGCACCCGCGTCGTGGTCCTGGAGAAGGAGAGCGGCGTCGCCGCCCACCAGACCGGCCACAACTCCGGCGTCGTACACGCCGGGATCTACTACACACCAGGCAGCCTCAAGGCCCGGCTGTGCACCCGCGGCGCCACGCTCCTGCGTGAATACTGTACGGACAGGTCGCTGCCGTACGAGGAGTCCGGCAAGCTCGTCGTCGCCGTCGGCGACGACGAACTGGGCCGCCTGGACGACCTCTACGCCAACGCCCTGGCGAACGGCGTGCCCGGCGTGCGCAAGGTGTCGGCCGGCGAGATCCGCGACATCGAACCGCACGCCGTCGGCAAGGCGGCGATCCACTCGCCGCGTACCGCGGTCACCGACTACGTCGCCGTCGCCCGCGCCTTCGCCGACGACATCGTCGCCGCCGGCGGCGAGGTCCGCCTCGGCTTCCCCGTCACGCGTGTCACCCGGCTCGACAGCGGCGGTCTGGAGGTGGCGTCCGGCGACGACAGCCTCACCGTGGACCGCCTGGTGCTCTGCGCCGGCCTGCACAGCGACACCGTCGCCGAACTCGCCGACGACGGGGCCGAACCCCGGATCATTCCGTTCCGCGGCGAGTACATGACGGTGAGCCCCGACAAGGCCCACATGGTGCGCGGGCTGATCTATCCCGTACCCGACCCCCGCTACCCGTTCCTCGGCGTCCACTTCACCCGGCGCGTCACCGGCGAGGTGGAGGTCGGCCCCAACGCCGTCCTCGCCCTCGCCCGCGAGGGCTACCGCCGCACCCAGGTCGACGTACGGGAACTCCTGCGCATCGCCGCCTTCCCCGGCACCTGGCACCTGGCCCGTCAGCACTGGCGCACCGGCATCAAGGAGATGCGCGGCTCGCTGTCCGCCCGCGCCTACATGAAGGCCGCGAAGCGGTACGTGCCCGAGATCGGCGCCGGCGACGTCCGGCGCGGCGGCGCCGGTGTGCGGGCCCAGGCGCTGGGCCGCGACGGGTCGCTCGTCGACGACTTCCGCATCCACCGGGTCGGCGCGGTGACCGTCGTGCGCAATGCGCCGTCGCCCGCCGCGACGTCCTCGATGGCGATCGCCGAACACATCGTGGACACCGTTTTCGGCGACGGATCCACGGGCTGA